From Sinorhizobium sp. RAC02, a single genomic window includes:
- a CDS encoding sigma factor produces MQAGIEAQLPALRRFAQQLTRSASDREDLTHETVVRALRSSHQFHPNTKTSLVALHDNAQ; encoded by the coding sequence GTGCAGGCCGGCATAGAAGCCCAGTTGCCCGCGCTGAGGCGCTTCGCCCAGCAGTTGACCCGTTCGGCCAGCGACCGGGAGGACCTGACTCACGAAACGGTGGTGCGGGCGCTTCGGTCCTCGCATCAGTTTCACCCCAACACAAAAACTTCGCTCGTGGCTCTTCACGATAATGCGCAATAG
- a CDS encoding response regulator transcription factor has protein sequence MSTIRVAVVDDHPIFREGVASCLMDIGGYDIVGKGGSCEDALAIAQQANPDVMLLDISLPGGGLNAVASILDRRPAQKIIILTVSESHSDIATALKLGAKGYVLKGVGSRMLSEILRAVHGGEMYLSPTLSARMIAGLSHAPSSTGSAGVGELTEREHAVLRLVAAGLSNKRIARDLDLHEKTIKHHLTRIFTKLNVSNRTEAAMVFRDAGQRARPYVG, from the coding sequence ATGAGTACCATCCGCGTTGCGGTCGTGGACGACCATCCAATCTTCCGGGAGGGGGTTGCAAGTTGCCTAATGGACATCGGTGGTTACGACATCGTCGGTAAAGGCGGAAGTTGTGAGGATGCCCTAGCGATCGCCCAACAGGCAAACCCAGACGTCATGCTATTGGATATCTCACTGCCGGGAGGAGGCCTCAACGCGGTAGCCTCGATCCTGGATCGGCGGCCGGCGCAAAAAATCATCATACTAACCGTATCGGAATCTCACTCCGATATCGCAACGGCCTTGAAGCTGGGAGCTAAGGGCTACGTGCTTAAAGGTGTCGGGTCGCGGATGCTCTCCGAAATCTTACGCGCTGTGCACGGCGGGGAAATGTATCTGTCGCCAACCCTATCCGCACGGATGATCGCCGGTCTGTCTCACGCTCCATCCTCGACCGGTTCCGCAGGTGTTGGCGAGCTGACAGAGCGCGAGCATGCCGTTCTGCGCCTTGTCGCCGCGGGCTTGAGCAATAAACGCATTGCGCGCGATCTCGACCTTCATGAAAAGACGATCAAACATCATTTGACGCGCATATTCACAAAACTGAACGTCAGCAACAGGACCGAGGCGGCGATGGTCTTTCGGGACGCAGGTCAGAGGGCCCGCCCTTACGTTGGCTAG
- a CDS encoding BON domain-containing protein, which translates to MTDRKQVSREEDFRDYEERDTRDGWPYPDDDDARRAAQNLPYGSPGADLDQLDNEGIAITRDPAARDVDGAPLPFVDETGDIIADGDLEARIIEALEGDDRVDLATLELTIRDGVAVLDGAVDSEEDRRHLIGFLRRVKGVRDVEADGLLARGVDSHLPHDVTD; encoded by the coding sequence ATGACCGATCGCAAACAAGTCTCTCGTGAGGAGGATTTTCGGGACTACGAGGAGCGGGACACCCGCGACGGCTGGCCCTATCCGGACGATGACGATGCGCGTCGAGCCGCGCAGAACTTGCCTTACGGAAGCCCCGGCGCTGATCTGGACCAGCTGGACAACGAGGGTATCGCGATCACGCGTGATCCCGCCGCGCGGGACGTCGACGGCGCGCCACTGCCGTTTGTGGATGAAACGGGCGATATCATCGCCGATGGCGATCTCGAGGCGCGCATCATCGAGGCGCTCGAAGGCGACGACAGGGTCGATCTTGCAACGCTTGAGCTCACTATCCGCGACGGCGTTGCGGTGCTCGACGGCGCCGTCGATAGCGAAGAGGATCGCCGCCACCTCATCGGCTTCCTGCGCCGTGTGAAAGGGGTGCGTGACGTAGAGGCTGACGGGCTTCTCGCGCGTGGTGTGGACAGCCATTTACCTCACGACGTGACGGATTAA
- a CDS encoding RNA polymerase sigma factor, with protein sequence MLEAMLETLAELVERDQEACERAITRTHLWNGEGRFESWIYTITRNLWIDEIRKRRVRTGSGTVDASEQDELLIEASGESAVYANQLQTMILSMPEGLASVFLLVNIEGHSYREAAGVLKIPIGTVMSRLSIARMRLAAMITETTPKFERHGTRPSSPGGSSRFQS encoded by the coding sequence ATGCTCGAGGCGATGCTCGAAACTTTGGCCGAACTCGTCGAACGGGATCAGGAAGCCTGTGAGCGGGCGATCACGCGCACCCACCTATGGAACGGCGAAGGGCGGTTTGAGAGCTGGATATACACAATCACACGCAACCTGTGGATCGACGAAATCAGAAAGCGCAGGGTGCGCACCGGCAGTGGCACGGTCGATGCTTCCGAGCAGGATGAACTATTGATCGAGGCATCCGGCGAAAGTGCTGTTTACGCCAATCAGTTGCAGACCATGATCCTCTCCATGCCGGAAGGTCTAGCGAGCGTATTCCTGCTGGTAAACATCGAAGGGCACAGCTATCGGGAAGCTGCTGGTGTCCTGAAGATACCGATCGGCACGGTGATGAGCAGGCTTTCGATCGCGCGCATGCGTCTGGCCGCAATGATTACTGAGACCACGCCAAAGTTTGAACGTCACGGAACACGTCCATCCAGTCCTGGAGGTTCGTCTCGCTTCCAAAGTTGA
- a CDS encoding sensor histidine kinase, producing MNAADPACIGSRHQAPTLSFWGRQTLARQFLIAGSAFSLAAMALVGVFVTHLIEQTVTRNAAASTALYVDSIIAPLLPDMASNDILDETSSRALDETLAQGPLGERLKAFRLWARDGRILYSSDPSQIGRQFTPSEDLQKAFGGELVAEFDELDDIESAAERESGLPLLEIYSPLLQPWSGEIVAVTEFYEVAEDLKVDLAVARWQSWSAVAAVTLAFFFTLSAIVFRGSRTIDLQSKELESRVAELTLLLGQNDALKSRIQRAAAATTALNENYLRNIGADLHDGPAQLVAFAGLRIDSGLLTDPATSTERRQTEVSVIKTSLDEAMTEIRTICSGLVLPHIESIRLEEMLAELLNSYRSRTGKAVELRNSSTISVLPVAAKICIYRFIQEALNNGYKHAAGAGQWVNIAEHGEGIEVQVGDAGPGLSHQRPSGSSIGLAGMRNRVESLGGTFSVAAAPAGTIVTMSLPLHDMEIPT from the coding sequence GTGAACGCGGCAGATCCAGCGTGTATAGGATCGAGACACCAGGCTCCAACTCTTTCGTTTTGGGGGCGTCAAACCCTCGCCCGACAGTTTCTCATCGCCGGCAGCGCTTTCTCTCTGGCGGCGATGGCGCTTGTCGGGGTATTCGTTACACATCTCATAGAGCAGACCGTTACCCGTAATGCCGCCGCCTCCACAGCTCTTTACGTCGATAGCATAATTGCTCCCCTCCTCCCTGATATGGCGAGCAACGATATTCTGGACGAGACGAGTAGCCGCGCCCTTGATGAAACCCTTGCGCAAGGTCCGTTGGGCGAGCGGCTAAAAGCATTTCGTCTATGGGCTCGTGACGGCCGGATCCTCTATTCGAGTGACCCATCTCAAATCGGAAGACAATTTACCCCAAGTGAGGATTTGCAAAAGGCATTCGGCGGAGAGCTTGTTGCCGAGTTCGACGAACTCGATGATATCGAAAGTGCGGCCGAGCGGGAGTCTGGCCTTCCGCTCCTGGAGATCTACAGCCCGCTTCTTCAGCCGTGGTCCGGTGAGATCGTTGCAGTAACTGAGTTTTACGAGGTTGCTGAGGATTTGAAGGTAGATCTAGCCGTCGCCCGTTGGCAGAGTTGGAGCGCGGTGGCGGCGGTAACGCTTGCCTTCTTTTTCACGCTATCGGCCATTGTGTTCCGAGGAAGCAGAACAATCGACCTCCAGAGCAAGGAACTCGAGTCTCGCGTTGCAGAACTTACACTGCTTCTCGGCCAAAATGATGCACTTAAGTCTCGAATTCAGCGCGCAGCCGCTGCCACGACTGCCCTCAACGAAAACTACCTCCGCAATATCGGAGCTGACCTTCACGACGGTCCGGCACAACTGGTGGCTTTTGCCGGCTTGCGGATCGATAGTGGTCTGTTGACTGATCCCGCCACTTCTACGGAACGTCGACAGACGGAGGTCAGCGTCATCAAGACCAGTCTGGACGAGGCAATGACCGAGATACGCACCATATGCAGCGGTCTGGTGCTGCCGCATATTGAGTCGATTCGTCTTGAAGAAATGTTGGCAGAATTGCTCAACAGTTATCGCTCACGCACCGGCAAGGCTGTCGAGTTGCGCAACAGTTCTACAATTTCAGTTTTGCCAGTCGCAGCAAAAATCTGCATTTATCGCTTCATTCAGGAGGCTCTTAACAACGGTTACAAACACGCTGCCGGGGCAGGCCAGTGGGTCAACATCGCGGAGCATGGTGAAGGTATTGAGGTCCAAGTTGGCGACGCTGGACCAGGGCTCTCCCACCAACGTCCAAGCGGTAGCAGCATTGGTTTGGCGGGGATGAGAAACCGGGTTGAGAGCCTGGGTGGGACATTCAGCGTAGCGGCGGCCCCCGCCGGCACCATAGTGACAATGAGCCTGCCGCTGCACGACATGGAGATACCGACATGA
- a CDS encoding general stress protein: MKTVTGLFDDYSDASTAVSALEARGVPSSDISIVSNNADKRHGNDNNAAEGAGTGAGIGAAVGGVGGLLTGLGIMAIPGVGPVVAAGWLAATAAGAVAGAVAGGAAGGLIGALTESGVPEDHAHIYAEGVRRGGTLVTARVDESVYAEAEAILRQNNWVDPTARRAAYTEQGWSRFDDTLDPYGPAEIEQERLRYRR; the protein is encoded by the coding sequence ATGAAAACCGTTACTGGACTGTTCGATGACTATTCGGATGCGAGCACGGCCGTCAGCGCCCTTGAGGCGCGCGGCGTGCCCTCCAGCGATATCAGCATCGTTTCCAACAATGCCGACAAGCGACATGGCAATGACAACAATGCCGCGGAAGGCGCCGGCACGGGTGCTGGCATCGGCGCTGCCGTCGGCGGTGTCGGCGGGCTGCTCACAGGCCTCGGAATTATGGCCATCCCGGGCGTCGGTCCCGTTGTCGCCGCGGGGTGGCTCGCAGCAACGGCCGCGGGTGCCGTTGCAGGCGCTGTGGCTGGCGGCGCCGCCGGTGGTCTTATCGGTGCCCTGACGGAATCTGGCGTTCCTGAGGATCATGCGCATATCTATGCGGAAGGCGTTCGTCGAGGCGGCACGCTCGTGACGGCGCGCGTGGACGAGAGCGTATACGCGGAAGCGGAGGCCATCCTTCGCCAGAATAACTGGGTCGATCCGACTGCCCGTCGCGCGGCCTATACGGAGCAAGGCTGGTCGCGCTTTGACGACACTCTCGATCCCTATGGCCCGGCGGAGATTGAACAGGAGCGGCTGAGATACCGCCGCTAG
- the paoA gene encoding aldehyde dehydrogenase iron-sulfur subunit PaoA: MELSRRELLISSAATVVVSGTATRSAANQPAGDDMKLTTPIVLTVNGERRELEVDNRTTLLDALREHLHLIATKKGCDHGQCGACTVMVEGHRINSCLTLVVMHAGEEITTIEGLGQPGNLHPMQAAFVKHDGFQCGYCTPGQICSSIAVLEEIRQNIPSHVTGDLTEAVKLTAAEVRERMSGNICRCGAYSNILDAISEIGGIDA, translated from the coding sequence TTGGAACTTTCACGTCGGGAACTTCTTATATCGTCAGCCGCAACGGTCGTCGTCTCGGGGACGGCGACCCGTAGCGCGGCTAACCAGCCAGCCGGAGACGATATGAAACTGACGACGCCTATAGTGCTTACGGTCAACGGCGAGCGGCGGGAACTGGAGGTCGACAACAGGACGACGCTTCTTGACGCCTTGCGGGAGCACCTGCATCTAATCGCGACGAAGAAGGGATGCGACCACGGTCAGTGCGGCGCATGCACAGTCATGGTCGAGGGTCATCGGATCAACTCTTGCCTGACGCTCGTCGTCATGCACGCAGGTGAGGAGATCACCACGATCGAAGGTCTCGGCCAGCCCGGCAACCTCCATCCGATGCAGGCGGCCTTCGTAAAGCACGACGGTTTCCAGTGCGGCTACTGCACGCCCGGCCAGATCTGCTCCTCCATCGCAGTTCTGGAAGAGATCAGGCAGAACATCCCGAGCCATGTCACCGGCGATCTGACGGAAGCTGTCAAGCTCACTGCCGCCGAGGTCCGCGAGCGCATGAGCGGCAACATCTGTCGATGCGGGGCCTATTCCAATATCCTGGACGCCATCTCGGAAATCGGAGGCATCGACGCATGA
- a CDS encoding DUF1236 domain-containing protein: MKLNLLASAAMAAALFTSPVMADDDNDGAVTGAAGGAVTGAVVGGPVGAAVGGVVGAIAGTALDPPPRKVVTYVEQQPIPTDTIVVEEVVEVGKPLPKTVVLTPIPEDPTYAYAVVNKQRVIVDPSTYTVVQVLN; encoded by the coding sequence ATGAAACTTAACCTTCTTGCATCGGCTGCCATGGCGGCCGCTCTCTTCACATCGCCGGTGATGGCCGATGACGACAATGATGGTGCCGTAACGGGCGCTGCGGGTGGTGCCGTGACCGGCGCAGTGGTTGGTGGCCCCGTGGGTGCCGCCGTCGGCGGTGTCGTTGGTGCCATCGCGGGGACCGCGCTCGATCCGCCGCCACGAAAGGTAGTTACCTACGTCGAACAACAGCCTATTCCGACCGACACAATTGTCGTCGAGGAAGTGGTGGAGGTCGGCAAGCCCTTGCCGAAGACCGTTGTTCTGACGCCCATCCCCGAAGATCCGACCTACGCCTACGCCGTGGTCAACAAGCAGAGGGTCATCGTCGATCCGAGCACGTACACAGTCGTACAGGTATTGAACTGA
- a CDS encoding DUF1254 domain-containing protein — protein MLTKRALLRSAAMATLVAATAKSVPVIAQDKAEWPGLLEAKGIAEEGFIYGLPLVMNYAVMQEFAVDRNSGQFKAPFNEINNMHQVASPEDTAIITPNSDTPYSILWLDLRAEPMVISVPTVEKGRYYSVQLVDGNTYNFGYIGTRATGSEPGDYLVVGPDWKGEKPDGIKQVFSSTTPFVFANFRTQLINVEDMPNVEKVQAGYKAQPLSAFLKQPALRAAPEIEFLPATTAGIKENFFQYLDAALQFVPETPRDSEIRAKLAKIGIGPGKIFEFKDLSLEHKAEMLIGMKQGNDKIDSWLTSGNKSINGWNVGAFFGDEAFYNGDWLMRAGAAKAGLYANDAVEAMYPYTRTDSTGEPLDGSKHNYTITFAPDQLPPVNSFWSVTMYDGKSQFLVKNPINRYLINSPMLSEMKKDADGSLTLYIQKDSPGADKEANWLPAPDGTIYLVMRLYWPKTEAPSILPAGKGTWQPPGVERVS, from the coding sequence ATGCTCACAAAACGCGCTCTGCTTCGCTCTGCCGCGATGGCCACACTCGTCGCCGCGACGGCGAAGTCTGTCCCGGTGATTGCGCAGGACAAAGCCGAATGGCCCGGCCTGTTGGAGGCCAAGGGCATCGCCGAGGAAGGCTTCATCTATGGCCTGCCGCTCGTGATGAACTATGCGGTCATGCAGGAGTTTGCCGTAGACAGGAATTCCGGACAGTTCAAGGCGCCTTTCAACGAAATCAACAACATGCATCAGGTCGCAAGCCCTGAAGATACAGCGATCATTACGCCGAACAGCGACACGCCTTACTCAATCCTCTGGCTGGACCTGCGCGCTGAACCGATGGTCATCTCGGTGCCGACGGTCGAAAAAGGCCGCTATTACTCGGTTCAGTTGGTCGACGGCAACACCTACAATTTCGGCTACATTGGGACGCGGGCCACGGGGAGCGAACCGGGCGACTATCTTGTGGTCGGCCCCGACTGGAAAGGCGAGAAGCCCGACGGCATCAAGCAAGTCTTCTCCTCGACGACCCCATTCGTATTCGCCAACTTTCGGACCCAGCTCATCAATGTCGAAGATATGCCGAACGTGGAAAAGGTCCAGGCCGGATACAAGGCGCAACCGCTTTCTGCTTTTCTTAAACAACCCGCTCTGCGCGCCGCGCCGGAGATCGAGTTTCTTCCTGCCACTACCGCCGGGATCAAGGAGAACTTCTTCCAGTATCTCGACGCAGCGCTGCAGTTCGTTCCTGAAACGCCAAGGGATAGCGAGATTCGTGCAAAACTAGCGAAGATTGGCATCGGCCCTGGCAAGATCTTCGAGTTTAAGGATCTATCGCTCGAACATAAGGCCGAAATGCTGATAGGCATGAAGCAAGGTAACGATAAAATAGACAGTTGGCTAACCAGCGGAAACAAAAGCATCAACGGCTGGAACGTCGGCGCGTTCTTTGGTGACGAAGCCTTCTACAACGGCGACTGGTTAATGCGGGCCGGGGCTGCCAAGGCAGGTCTCTATGCCAACGATGCGGTCGAGGCCATGTACCCCTACACCCGGACGGATTCGACTGGTGAACCGCTCGACGGCAGCAAGCACAACTACACCATCACCTTCGCACCCGATCAGTTGCCGCCGGTGAATTCGTTCTGGTCCGTCACAATGTACGATGGCAAAAGCCAGTTCCTGGTCAAGAACCCGATCAATCGCTACCTCATCAACTCTCCGATGTTGTCGGAGATGAAGAAGGACGCCGATGGCTCGCTGACACTGTACATTCAAAAAGACAGCCCCGGTGCGGATAAGGAAGCAAATTGGCTTCCGGCCCCGGACGGTACAATCTATCTCGTGATGCGCCTGTACTGGCCAAAGACGGAAGCGCCATCGATCCTGCCGGCGGGGAAGGGGACATGGCAGCCGCCCGGTGTGGAGCGGGTCTCATAG
- a CDS encoding DUF1236 domain-containing protein — protein MNIVPRKTIAAVLLSGTAFMGGTAIAQDDQPVGGAGTPQNGAKVILPQGGASGEVDKRAGANTSAGGVDVGADASATKKLENGSAAESSAQAESSGSNAETAGSAGTAMDEDNAKSPQLDANGQPSTAATVEKDAEASADAPATEQSNEAATSEPSNETTASIDITTEQRTEIRNVIVETKAEPVDLDIEVNVGVVVPQTVELRPLPARIIEIVPAYRSYEYFVLADGRIIIVEPGTLKVVYVIAA, from the coding sequence ATGAATATTGTCCCGAGAAAAACGATCGCCGCTGTGCTATTGAGCGGCACTGCCTTCATGGGTGGAACGGCCATCGCACAGGACGACCAGCCCGTCGGTGGCGCCGGCACCCCGCAGAACGGCGCAAAGGTGATCCTCCCGCAGGGCGGAGCGTCCGGCGAGGTGGACAAAAGGGCCGGCGCGAACACTTCGGCGGGGGGAGTTGATGTCGGCGCCGATGCTTCCGCGACAAAGAAGCTCGAAAACGGTTCTGCAGCCGAAAGTTCTGCGCAGGCGGAGAGCAGCGGCAGCAATGCCGAGACCGCCGGATCGGCGGGTACCGCCATGGACGAAGATAATGCCAAGTCCCCACAGCTTGACGCCAACGGGCAACCCTCGACGGCCGCAACTGTCGAGAAGGATGCAGAAGCTTCGGCTGACGCGCCAGCCACCGAGCAATCCAACGAGGCCGCGACAAGCGAGCCGTCGAACGAAACCACGGCGAGCATCGATATTACGACCGAGCAGCGTACAGAGATTCGCAACGTGATCGTCGAAACCAAGGCCGAGCCCGTTGATCTCGATATCGAGGTTAATGTCGGCGTCGTCGTTCCCCAGACGGTGGAGCTTCGTCCGTTGCCGGCCCGCATCATCGAAATCGTACCGGCCTACCGCAGCTACGAGTATTTCGTGCTGGCCGATGGCCGCATCATCATCGTCGAGCCTGGGACTTTGAAGGTGGTTTACGTCATCGCCGCGTGA
- the paoC gene encoding aldehyde oxidoreductase molybdenum-binding subunit PaoC, translating into MQFDKPATTNPIDQLKVVGKPIHRTDGEIKTTGRAMYAYEWHDANTPYAYGYPVGSAIAKGKVKSIDTAAAKSAPGVLAVVTTLDVGDREKGKFNTAKLFGGSEIQHYHQAIAVVVAETFEHARAAAALVNVDYEEQDGIYSLRAAMPYAKKPDESTKPDTAVGDFESAFRSAALTLEETYTTPDQSHSMMEPHASIALWDGDEVTVWTSSQMVDWWRTDLATTLGIRKDKVHLMSPFIGGGFGGKLFLRADAVLAAFGSKAAGRPVKVALPRPMMPNNTTHRPATVQRIRIGADQDGKITAIAHKSWSGDLEGGGPEVAVNQTRLLYAGANRMTALRLATLDLPEGNSMRAPGEAPGLMALEIAIDEIAEKVGMDPIEFRIVNDTQVDPENPERPFSLRNLIGCLNLGAEKFGWSQRPKTASRREGNWLVGMGVAAAFRDNLVMPSGALVKLDREGVVTVETDMTDIGTGSYTIIAQTAAEMMGVGIDKVAVRLGDSRFPVSAGSGGQFGANSSTSGVYAACVKLREAVASKLGFNSDGAVFENGQVRSGNRSVPLADAAGDEGLVGEDTMKWGDLTKTHQQSTFGAHFVEVGVDMATGETRIRRMLAVCAAGRILNPITSRSQVIGAMTMGAGAALSEELAVDTRRGFFVNHDLASYEVPVHADIPHQDVIFMEETDPMSSPMKAKGVGELGLCGVSAAIANAIYNATGIRVRHYPITLDKLIDELPEIP; encoded by the coding sequence ATGCAGTTCGACAAACCGGCAACGACCAACCCGATCGACCAGCTCAAGGTCGTCGGCAAGCCGATCCACCGCACCGACGGCGAGATCAAGACGACCGGACGGGCGATGTACGCCTACGAGTGGCACGACGCGAACACGCCTTATGCCTACGGCTACCCCGTCGGCTCCGCCATCGCCAAGGGCAAGGTGAAGTCCATCGATACGGCCGCCGCGAAGAGCGCGCCCGGCGTGCTCGCAGTCGTCACTACGCTCGACGTCGGCGACCGTGAGAAAGGCAAGTTCAACACTGCCAAGCTGTTCGGCGGATCCGAGATCCAGCACTATCATCAGGCGATCGCCGTTGTCGTGGCCGAAACCTTCGAACATGCTCGTGCCGCCGCTGCATTGGTGAATGTGGACTACGAAGAGCAGGACGGGATCTACAGTCTCCGAGCGGCCATGCCTTATGCGAAAAAGCCCGATGAATCGACGAAGCCGGACACCGCGGTCGGAGACTTCGAGAGCGCCTTCAGGTCTGCGGCCTTGACCTTGGAAGAGACTTATACCACCCCTGATCAGTCGCATTCGATGATGGAACCGCATGCATCGATTGCGCTCTGGGATGGCGATGAAGTAACCGTCTGGACGTCCAGCCAGATGGTCGACTGGTGGCGCACCGACCTGGCGACGACGCTTGGTATCAGGAAGGACAAGGTCCACCTGATGTCACCCTTCATCGGCGGCGGCTTCGGCGGCAAGCTCTTCCTGCGCGCCGATGCGGTCTTGGCGGCCTTCGGCTCGAAAGCAGCCGGCCGCCCGGTCAAGGTCGCCCTGCCGCGTCCGATGATGCCGAACAACACTACCCACCGACCGGCGACGGTCCAGCGTATACGCATCGGCGCTGACCAGGATGGCAAGATCACCGCAATCGCGCACAAAAGCTGGTCCGGCGACCTCGAAGGTGGCGGGCCGGAGGTCGCGGTCAACCAAACGCGCCTCCTCTACGCCGGTGCGAACCGGATGACGGCCCTGCGTCTGGCGACGCTCGACCTGCCGGAAGGCAACTCGATGCGCGCGCCCGGCGAGGCGCCGGGTCTCATGGCGCTGGAAATTGCGATCGACGAAATCGCCGAGAAGGTCGGCATGGATCCGATCGAGTTTCGCATCGTCAACGACACACAGGTCGATCCGGAAAATCCGGAGCGGCCGTTTTCGCTGCGCAATCTGATCGGCTGTCTCAACCTCGGAGCAGAGAAATTTGGCTGGAGCCAGCGGCCGAAGACGGCGTCGCGCAGGGAAGGCAACTGGCTTGTTGGCATGGGCGTCGCGGCCGCCTTCCGCGACAACCTCGTCATGCCCTCGGGAGCACTTGTTAAGCTCGACCGAGAGGGCGTCGTCACCGTCGAGACGGACATGACCGACATCGGCACTGGCAGCTACACTATTATCGCCCAGACGGCCGCCGAGATGATGGGCGTCGGCATCGACAAGGTGGCGGTGCGGCTCGGCGACTCGCGCTTTCCCGTATCTGCGGGTTCCGGCGGTCAGTTCGGCGCGAACTCATCGACGTCAGGCGTCTATGCCGCATGTGTGAAACTGCGCGAAGCCGTGGCCAGCAAGCTCGGCTTCAACTCGGACGGGGCGGTGTTCGAGAACGGGCAGGTCCGCTCCGGCAACCGTTCCGTCCCGCTTGCTGACGCGGCCGGCGACGAGGGGCTTGTCGGCGAGGACACGATGAAATGGGGTGATCTGACCAAGACGCACCAGCAATCGACATTTGGCGCGCATTTCGTCGAGGTTGGCGTCGACATGGCCACCGGGGAGACCCGCATCCGCCGGATGCTTGCCGTCTGCGCTGCAGGTCGCATCCTCAACCCGATCACCTCGCGCAGTCAAGTCATCGGTGCGATGACCATGGGAGCCGGCGCCGCGCTGTCGGAGGAGCTTGCGGTCGATACCAGACGTGGCTTCTTTGTCAATCACGACCTGGCAAGCTATGAGGTGCCGGTGCATGCAGACATCCCGCATCAGGATGTGATTTTCATGGAAGAGACAGATCCGATGTCGTCACCCATGAAGGCCAAGGGCGTTGGCGAGCTTGGCCTCTGCGGCGTGTCGGCGGCGATCGCGAACGCAATCTACAACGCGACCGGCATCCGCGTCAGACACTATCCGATCACGCTCGACAAGCTGATAGATGAGTTGCCTGAAATACCCTGA
- a CDS encoding xanthine dehydrogenase family protein subunit M, whose protein sequence is MKAFTFERAASVEDAARSAASNPDAKFIAGGTNLLDLMKLEIERPTHLIDVNGLDLDKIERTSEGGLRIGALVRNTALAADETVRRDYGLLSRALLSGASGQLRNKATTAGNLMQRTRCPYFYDPNQPCNKRQPGSGCSAIGGFTRQHAVVGTSDACIATHPSDMAIAMRVLDAKVETVTTDGTRRSIPIADFHRLPGETPHIETVLKQGEFITAVVLPPSIGGKHVYRKVRDRASYAFALVSIGAVIHPDGTGRVAVGGVAHKPWRIEEADAELKNGARAAAAVLMANARPTEQNRFKVNLVERTLGAVIAEARG, encoded by the coding sequence ATGAAAGCCTTCACCTTTGAACGCGCCGCTTCCGTCGAAGACGCCGCGAGGTCGGCGGCATCAAACCCGGACGCGAAGTTCATCGCCGGTGGCACCAATCTCCTCGACCTGATGAAGCTGGAGATCGAACGGCCGACGCATCTCATCGACGTGAACGGGCTCGACCTTGACAAGATCGAACGGACGTCGGAAGGCGGCCTGCGCATCGGCGCCCTTGTGAGAAACACGGCCCTCGCCGCGGATGAGACAGTGCGTCGCGATTACGGACTGCTGTCGCGCGCCTTGCTCTCAGGCGCGTCCGGCCAGCTCCGCAACAAGGCGACCACGGCCGGAAACCTTATGCAGCGCACCCGCTGTCCGTACTTCTACGACCCAAATCAGCCATGCAACAAGCGCCAGCCCGGCAGCGGCTGTTCGGCGATCGGCGGCTTCACCCGCCAGCATGCCGTCGTCGGAACGAGCGACGCCTGCATTGCCACGCATCCGAGCGACATGGCGATAGCCATGCGGGTTCTCGACGCCAAGGTGGAGACCGTCACGACCGACGGAACGAGGCGCTCCATTCCGATCGCGGACTTCCACCGGCTCCCGGGAGAGACGCCGCATATCGAGACCGTTCTCAAACAAGGCGAGTTCATCACCGCGGTCGTCCTGCCGCCATCGATCGGTGGCAAGCACGTCTACAGGAAGGTGAGGGATCGCGCGTCCTACGCCTTTGCTCTCGTGTCCATCGGGGCGGTCATCCATCCAGATGGAACCGGTCGCGTCGCCGTCGGCGGCGTCGCCCACAAGCCGTGGCGCATCGAAGAGGCGGATGCAGAACTGAAGAATGGCGCGAGGGCTGCCGCCGCCGTCCTGATGGCGAACGCGCGTCCGACCGAGCAGAACCGCTTCAAGGTCAACCTCGTCGAGCGCACGCTCGGCGCCGTGATCGCAGAGGCAAGGGGATAA